In a single window of the Chloroflexota bacterium genome:
- a CDS encoding leucyl aminopeptidase has translation MRINVVAGDIAQQDVGAVVVNLFEGVTTPGGATGAVDKAMGGAISALIADGEIKGKSGEMTLIHTLGSITPKRVLVAGLGSADSFTLDGVRSVAAEAARHLNGIGVQSAATIVHGAGIAGLDEQASAQALAEGIVLGMYRFDKYKADASDVNLNEMTVVEFDESKLDALRSGIDVGSIIGEGVNRCRDMANEPANSMTPSEMAEQALEVSQAHGIELEVIERPQMKELGMGALLAVARASEEPPKFIIMRYNGDPQNTENNIGLLGKGITFDSGGLDIKNASGMATMKGDMAGGASVIGAMEAIAQLKPKINVTVIVPAAENMVSGAALRPGDVIRAMNGKTIEIDNTDAEGRLVLADAMSYARSVGLNRLVDVATLTGAMGVALGDKCMGAFGNDDDFTQQVVSAGNAVGERAWPLPMYDEYKTQYRSDIADIKNTGGSGAGAITGALIIGEFNDGAPWVHLDIAGVARTGSVKGANIKGATGAPVRTLVRLVCDLAG, from the coding sequence ATGAGAATTAATGTAGTAGCAGGCGACATAGCGCAGCAGGATGTTGGCGCGGTGGTGGTGAACCTGTTCGAGGGCGTAACCACGCCGGGCGGCGCGACGGGCGCGGTTGACAAGGCGATGGGAGGCGCAATATCGGCGCTCATCGCGGACGGCGAAATCAAGGGAAAGAGCGGAGAGATGACGCTCATTCACACGCTGGGTAGCATCACACCGAAGCGCGTGCTTGTCGCCGGACTTGGCAGCGCGGACTCGTTCACCCTCGACGGCGTGCGGAGCGTGGCGGCTGAAGCGGCGCGGCATCTGAACGGCATCGGCGTGCAGTCCGCGGCAACCATCGTGCACGGCGCAGGCATCGCGGGCTTAGACGAGCAGGCGAGCGCGCAGGCGCTGGCAGAGGGCATCGTGCTGGGCATGTACCGCTTCGACAAGTACAAGGCAGACGCATCAGACGTCAACCTGAATGAAATGACTGTCGTAGAGTTCGACGAATCTAAGCTGGACGCACTGCGGAGTGGCATTGATGTCGGCAGCATCATTGGCGAAGGGGTGAACCGCTGCCGAGACATGGCGAACGAGCCGGCGAACAGTATGACGCCTTCAGAAATGGCGGAGCAGGCACTGGAAGTTTCGCAAGCGCACGGCATAGAACTTGAAGTTATCGAACGGCCGCAGATGAAGGAATTGGGCATGGGCGCGCTTCTCGCCGTGGCACGGGCAAGCGAAGAGCCGCCAAAGTTCATCATCATGCGATATAACGGCGATCCGCAGAACACGGAGAACAACATCGGGCTGCTGGGCAAGGGCATCACATTCGACAGCGGCGGGCTGGACATCAAGAACGCCTCTGGTATGGCGACGATGAAGGGCGATATGGCAGGCGGCGCGTCTGTCATCGGCGCGATGGAGGCTATTGCGCAGCTGAAGCCGAAGATTAACGTAACGGTCATCGTGCCAGCAGCTGAAAACATGGTAAGCGGTGCTGCGCTGCGTCCGGGCGATGTGATCCGCGCGATGAACGGCAAGACAATAGAGATTGACAACACCGATGCCGAAGGTCGGCTTGTGCTTGCGGACGCGATGTCGTATGCGCGCTCGGTCGGGTTGAACAGGCTAGTTGATGTTGCGACGCTCACCGGCGCGATGGGGGTTGCCTTGGGCGATAAGTGCATGGGCGCTTTCGGAAACGACGACGACTTCACACAGCAGGTCGTCAGCGCAGGGAACGCGGTCGGCGAACGCGCCTGGCCGCTGCCTATGTACGATGAATACAAGACGCAGTATCGCAGCGACATCGCGGACATCAAGAACACCGGCGGAAGCGGCGCGGGCGCCATCACGGGCGCGCTGATTATCGGCGAGTTCAACGACGGTGCGCCGTGGGTGCACCTGGACATCGCAGGCGTGGCGCGGACTGGCAGCGTAAAGGGCGCCAATATCAAGGGCGCAACAGGTGCGCCGGTTCGTACGCTGGTGCGGCTGGTATGCGATCTGGCGGGCTAG
- a CDS encoding aminotransferase class III-fold pyridoxal phosphate-dependent enzyme — MHGCERAYNYSAYENKNVRSKPVAERTITAAETNLIERAHRVLPGGSLGNIGKDIVITEGKAGRVRDASGNEFVDFLLGSGPMLIGHAHPEVTGVVREQVDKGTTFFANNDQAIMLAEELVDAMACADKVRFTSSGTEATFYALRTARAYRRRDKILKFEGGFHGMHDYALMSMSPANPHDFPRPTPDSSGIPRAIEDEVLIAPFNDVETAAAIIEQHHDELGAVIVEPFQRLLPPKPGFLQGLRDVTAQYGIPLIFDEVVTGFRFAYGGGQEFYGVEPDMCSLGKVIAGGFPLAALAGKEEIMSHFDPASGDALPQIGTLSGNPVAAAAGLKTLEILRREGAYERIFATGNALRSELQRMLNEAEIPASVVGEAPLFDVFFTDAEITDYRSTLTADKQMLNRFNELLLARGVLKGDTKFYISLAHSNADVQHTLDAFASAIEELKG; from the coding sequence ATTCACGGATGCGAGCGAGCCTACAATTATAGCGCATACGAAAATAAGAATGTGAGGAGCAAGCCAGTGGCAGAGCGCACCATCACCGCAGCGGAGACCAACCTGATTGAGCGAGCGCACCGGGTATTGCCCGGCGGCAGTCTGGGGAACATCGGCAAGGACATAGTCATCACTGAGGGCAAGGCTGGTAGAGTGCGAGACGCCAGCGGCAACGAATTCGTAGATTTCCTGCTCGGCTCCGGACCAATGCTCATAGGACACGCGCACCCGGAAGTAACCGGAGTCGTCCGCGAGCAGGTGGACAAGGGGACGACGTTCTTCGCCAACAACGACCAGGCGATTATGCTCGCGGAAGAATTGGTGGACGCGATGGCGTGCGCCGACAAGGTTCGTTTTACCAGCAGCGGCACGGAGGCAACCTTCTACGCGCTGCGTACGGCACGAGCGTATCGTCGGCGCGACAAGATACTGAAGTTTGAGGGCGGCTTCCACGGCATGCACGACTATGCGCTGATGAGCATGTCGCCCGCCAATCCGCACGACTTCCCTCGTCCTACGCCCGACTCATCCGGCATACCGCGTGCGATAGAAGATGAAGTGCTAATTGCGCCGTTCAACGACGTCGAGACGGCAGCGGCAATCATTGAGCAGCACCATGACGAACTTGGAGCGGTCATCGTCGAGCCCTTCCAACGACTGCTGCCGCCAAAGCCCGGCTTCCTGCAAGGGCTGCGCGATGTAACGGCGCAGTACGGCATTCCGCTGATATTCGACGAGGTCGTTACTGGCTTCCGATTCGCGTATGGCGGCGGGCAGGAGTTCTACGGCGTCGAGCCGGACATGTGCTCGCTGGGCAAAGTCATCGCGGGCGGATTTCCGCTTGCGGCGCTGGCAGGCAAGGAAGAGATTATGTCGCACTTCGACCCGGCGTCTGGCGACGCGCTGCCGCAGATTGGCACGCTAAGCGGTAACCCTGTCGCGGCGGCGGCGGGCTTGAAAACGCTGGAAATTCTGCGCCGCGAAGGCGCTTACGAGCGCATTTTCGCCACCGGAAACGCGCTGCGCAGCGAGCTGCAGAGAATGCTAAATGAAGCGGAAATTCCGGCGAGCGTAGTAGGTGAAGCGCCGCTCTTCGATGTGTTTTTCACTGATGCCGAGATAACCGACTACCGCTCCACGTTGACCGCCGACAAGCAGATGCTCAATCGATTCAACGAACTGCTGCTCGCGCGCGGCGTGCTCAAAGGCGACACGAAATTCTACATCTCGCTCGCGCACAGCAATGCCGATGTGCAGCATACCCTCGATGCATTCGCGTCCGCCATCGAAGAGCTGAAAGGCTAG
- a CDS encoding MBL fold metallo-hydrolase has product MNLGTTTIDVVSDGTFLMDGGCLFGQVPKTQWELQIKPDRRNRIRLALNCLLIQTPELNVLVDTGAGSKRQDRMKETMRLNGNKLLKGLKSHDITARDIDAVVLSNLHFDHSGGCTKLDRSGTPVPTFPKARYLVQRSSWEEANSPNERYADTFYDDDFLPLAEREMIDFVDDDYEVIPGLKLKVTDGPSIGHQIVLVERGSEKIAFVSDLIPTPYHLPLPYIPAMHEYPNTTLERKREFIEMAIEGGWLVVFGHAFEQNAGYIVQKNGATHFLPVEV; this is encoded by the coding sequence GTGAATTTAGGAACTACTACTATCGATGTTGTCAGCGACGGCACATTTCTGATGGACGGCGGCTGCCTGTTCGGACAAGTGCCCAAGACCCAGTGGGAGTTGCAGATAAAGCCCGATCGGCGAAACCGCATACGTCTCGCGTTGAACTGCCTACTTATCCAGACGCCGGAGCTGAACGTGCTGGTAGACACCGGCGCAGGCTCGAAGCGACAGGACAGGATGAAGGAGACAATGCGGCTTAACGGCAACAAGCTGCTGAAGGGCTTGAAGTCGCACGACATCACGGCGCGCGACATCGACGCGGTAGTACTCAGCAACCTGCATTTTGACCACTCTGGCGGCTGCACGAAGCTCGACCGCTCCGGCACACCCGTGCCGACATTCCCGAAGGCGCGGTATCTAGTGCAGCGGTCCAGCTGGGAAGAGGCAAACTCGCCCAACGAACGATACGCTGACACATTCTACGACGACGATTTCCTTCCACTTGCAGAGCGCGAGATGATCGATTTTGTGGACGACGACTACGAAGTCATCCCCGGCCTCAAGCTGAAGGTTACGGACGGACCATCCATCGGCCACCAGATTGTGCTGGTAGAACGTGGCAGCGAGAAGATCGCCTTCGTGAGCGACCTAATCCCTACGCCGTACCACCTGCCCTTGCCCTACATCCCGGCGATGCACGAATACCCGAACACAACGCTTGAACGCAAGCGCGAGTTCATTGAGATGGCGATCGAAGGCGGCTGGTTGGTTGTGTTCGGCCACGCCTTTGAGCAGAACGCGGGCTACATCGTACAGAAGAACGGCGCGACGCACTTCTTGCCGGTCGAAGTTTAG
- the mtaB gene encoding tRNA (N(6)-L-threonylcarbamoyladenosine(37)-C(2))-methylthiotransferase MtaB, translated as MQTQTNETGATSPTTFAIETHGCKLNQADTLALTREFAEAGLKQVREDEPADVYVVNSCTVTHVADRKARQSLRAARRRNPSATIVATGCYAQRSPKQLADMSAIDLVFGNVDKSRLVRQVMDWRGENGASTVPCATGDDADYTIPSIGRTRAMVKIQEGCNQVCAYCIVPKVRGREQSVPTDAIVDEVRRLIDSGYREVVLTGTQLGSYGFDLLEASLHSLIASVLSQTDVERLRVSSLQPREISDELLDLWDDVRLCPHFHMPLQSGSDRILNRMRRRYTTQEYAETISRIRARIPHVSVTADVIVGFPGETDDDFQATYKICESIRFADIHVFPYSVRPGTSAAHFKEQLPPEVKSERMNALLALSKSQMRQFRQERLGDARPVLWESRTTRDGESFWTGLTDNYIRVRAQSDDMLLNEITGGILQSVDERGTVNAEVVWK; from the coding sequence ATGCAGACACAGACTAACGAGACTGGAGCCACTAGCCCTACAACATTCGCCATTGAGACGCACGGCTGCAAGCTTAACCAGGCTGACACGCTGGCGCTGACGCGCGAGTTTGCGGAGGCGGGGCTGAAGCAGGTGCGCGAAGATGAGCCGGCGGATGTGTATGTGGTCAATAGCTGCACCGTGACGCATGTCGCGGACAGGAAGGCGCGGCAGTCGCTGCGGGCGGCGCGGCGGCGCAATCCGAGCGCCACCATAGTCGCGACGGGCTGCTACGCCCAGCGTTCGCCAAAGCAGCTCGCAGACATGTCTGCGATCGACTTGGTGTTCGGCAATGTGGACAAATCGCGGCTTGTGCGGCAGGTCATGGATTGGCGCGGCGAGAATGGTGCCAGCACCGTCCCGTGCGCCACCGGCGACGATGCCGACTATACGATTCCCAGCATCGGCCGCACTCGCGCGATGGTGAAGATACAGGAAGGGTGCAATCAGGTCTGCGCTTACTGCATCGTGCCTAAGGTGCGGGGTAGGGAGCAAAGCGTCCCGACAGATGCGATTGTGGACGAAGTGCGCCGGCTCATCGACAGCGGCTATCGCGAAGTGGTGCTGACCGGCACGCAGCTCGGCTCTTACGGTTTTGATTTGCTAGAGGCGTCGTTACATTCGCTTATTGCAAGCGTCTTGTCGCAAACCGATGTTGAGCGGCTGCGCGTATCTTCGTTGCAGCCGCGTGAGATAAGCGACGAACTGCTAGACCTGTGGGACGACGTACGGCTCTGCCCGCACTTCCACATGCCCCTGCAAAGTGGCAGCGACCGCATACTAAATCGGATGCGCCGCAGGTACACTACGCAGGAATACGCCGAGACCATTAGCCGAATTCGCGCGCGCATTCCGCATGTCAGCGTAACTGCCGATGTTATCGTGGGCTTCCCCGGCGAGACGGACGATGATTTTCAGGCGACTTACAAAATCTGCGAATCCATCAGGTTCGCAGATATACATGTGTTCCCGTACTCGGTGCGGCCCGGCACCAGCGCGGCGCACTTCAAAGAGCAATTGCCGCCGGAGGTCAAGAGCGAGCGGATGAACGCGCTGCTGGCGTTGTCCAAGTCGCAAATGCGGCAATTCCGTCAAGAGCGGTTGGGCGATGCGCGCCCGGTGCTTTGGGAAAGCCGGACAACGCGCGACGGTGAATCATTTTGGACTGGCTTGACCGACAACTACATCCGCGTCAGAGCGCAGAGCGATGATATGCTGTTGAACGAAATTACCGGCGGGATATTGCAATCGGTTGACGAGCGCGGAACGGTCAATGCCGAGGTAGTCTGGAAGTAG
- the fabF gene encoding beta-ketoacyl-ACP synthase II, translating to MKNRVVITGIGVVSPIGLDRQSTWEGLVAGKSGVDQISCFDPEGYRTTIAAEVLGFDAAQHVGRKEARRMDRFVQLGAVAALEAVDHAGIGINADNSTRVSVMISSGIGGIITLSEQVKVLENRGPSRISPFLVPMMLPDMASGQVSIMLGAKGPNYSTVSACSSGADAIGQALEVLQEGDADVVLAGGAEAAICPIGVAGFNACHALSTRNDDPAAASRPFDAERDGFVMGEGASVLVMETLENAIERGATPIVELVGYGSTADANHITQPAPEGEGAARAMKIAIKKAGLQPDEIGYVNAHGTSTPLNDKYETMAMKGVFEEGAYSVPISSTKSMTGHLLGASGALEAAITSLAIAKQTIPPTINLRNADPECDLNYTPNVATQGRIDAALSNSFGFGGHNASLAFQRYED from the coding sequence ATGAAGAATCGAGTAGTAATTACCGGGATAGGCGTTGTCAGCCCGATTGGGCTTGATCGCCAGTCCACATGGGAAGGACTGGTCGCCGGCAAATCCGGCGTGGACCAGATTTCGTGCTTTGACCCAGAAGGCTATCGCACCACCATCGCCGCGGAAGTCCTGGGCTTCGACGCCGCGCAGCATGTCGGCAGGAAGGAAGCGCGCCGCATGGACAGGTTCGTGCAGCTTGGCGCGGTCGCCGCCCTTGAAGCGGTTGACCACGCGGGCATTGGCATAAACGCAGACAACAGCACGCGCGTCTCCGTGATGATCTCGAGTGGCATCGGCGGCATTATCACGCTGTCCGAGCAAGTCAAGGTTCTAGAAAACCGCGGTCCGTCGCGTATCAGCCCGTTCCTTGTACCGATGATGCTGCCGGACATGGCGTCAGGACAAGTGTCGATTATGCTCGGCGCAAAGGGCCCGAACTACTCCACCGTATCCGCGTGTTCCAGCGGCGCGGATGCCATCGGACAGGCGCTCGAAGTGCTGCAGGAAGGCGATGCCGATGTGGTGCTTGCCGGCGGCGCAGAGGCCGCGATATGCCCGATCGGGGTTGCAGGATTCAACGCCTGCCATGCGCTCTCCACACGCAACGACGACCCTGCCGCCGCATCGCGGCCGTTCGATGCGGAACGCGATGGCTTTGTGATGGGCGAGGGCGCAAGTGTGCTAGTGATGGAGACACTTGAAAACGCCATAGAGCGCGGCGCAACGCCGATTGTCGAACTCGTTGGATATGGCTCGACTGCGGATGCCAATCACATCACGCAGCCCGCGCCCGAAGGCGAAGGCGCGGCGCGCGCGATGAAGATCGCTATCAAGAAGGCTGGCTTGCAGCCCGACGAAATCGGCTATGTGAACGCGCACGGCACATCAACGCCGCTGAACGACAAGTACGAGACGATGGCGATGAAGGGCGTGTTCGAGGAGGGCGCGTACAGCGTTCCCATCAGCTCCACAAAGTCGATGACCGGACATCTTCTTGGCGCGAGCGGCGCGCTCGAAGCAGCCATAACCTCGCTCGCGATTGCCAAGCAGACCATTCCACCGACAATCAACCTGCGGAATGCCGACCCCGAATGCGACCTGAACTACACGCCAAACGTGGCGACGCAGGGGCGCATCGACGCTGCGCTCAGCAATTCGTTCGGCTTCGGCGGGCACAACGCCTCCCTAGCCTTCCAACGCTACGAGGATTAA